The Pseudomonas sp. IB20 region GTCGATGATCGGCAGGCCGGTGCGCGCTTCCTGCCAGGCGGCGAGGTCTTTGGGCGCATCGCGCCACGCCACCGCTTCGGTCTCGGGGCGAAAGGCGCGGTGGCGGGACACCCGTGGGTAGCCTACGAGGATGTGTTTGTAGAATTCGCGCCACAGCAGCTCGTTGATCCAGGTGATCGCGCCGATGTCGCCGCTTTCGAACTCGCCCTGGTTGGCTTGCAAGGCGGCATGCAGGCACTGGCGCGGCGAAACTACACCGGCGGCGAGGTAAGCCGAAAGCTGGCTGGTGCCGGGTTTGGCCGGGAAGTCGCGCTCGTCTTTGTAGTAGCTGATTTGTTGATCGGCGAAGGCATCGAGGCGGCGGCGCGCTTCGTCTTCACCGGCCGGCCAGAGGGCGCGCAAGCTTTCGCTGGGTGGCGCGAACCCTTCGACCTGCTCAGGGACCGGGTCGCTTTTCAGCTCGGTGGGCGCCTGGGCGTTCGGGGTTGCCACCTGACGTGGGAGGGCGCTGTGCAGGCGGTTGTAGCAAACCTTGCGGAACTGGCTGAACACCTGGAAATAAGTGCCGGTCTTGGTCAGCACACTGCCGGGTTGGAAGAACAGTTGGTCCAGGTAACGGTGGAACGTCACGCCATCGGCTTCCAGCGCCTGGGCCACGGCGGTGTCGCGACGGCTTTCGTGGATGCCGTACTCCTCGTTGACGTGCACCGATTCAACCGACAGTTCCCGGCACAGCGTACTCAATACGCCGGGTACCTGGTCCCAGGTCGCGGTGGTGCGGATCAGCAAGGGAATGTTCAGCTCGCCGAGCGCCTGGCTCAGGTGCCGCAGGTTGCGCAGCCAGAAGTCGACTTTGCACGGCGCGTCATCGTGGGCCCGCCATTGTTCGGGGGTGATCAGGTACACGGCTGCAACGGGGCCTCGCTGGCTTGCGGCGGCGAGGGCGGTGTTGTCGTGTAGGCGCAGGTCGGTGCGCAGCCAGATCAAGTGCATTTAAACAATTCCACGCTGGATCAGTATCTGGTGGGCCGACAACGGGTCTTCGGCCACGAACAATTCAGGGGTGTCACGGGTTAATACGGCCAACTCTGCCTGGTGGATGCATACCGTTGGTCCGGCAATCAAGGTTGGGCAGCGGACACCGCCCAAAAGTTTACTGAGTGCCGGCACATGGATAGCCTTGCTCGAATACAGCAGCACGGCGCGCGGTTGCAGGTGTTCCACCGCCAGGGCCAGTTCGCCCGCCGGCAATGGCCAGTCGAAGACTTCCACCGGGCAGTCGGCGCTGCTGGCCAGCCAGGCGCTGAGCCACAGGTGCGGCTCCAGCGGCAGGTCGGAGTGGTTGACCAACAGCAACGGGGCGCCTTGCAGTTGGCGGTTGTTGTGGTAGATGCGCGCGCCAAACTTGCTGCGCAGCCAGGACAGGAAAAACACCCGCTCCATCTGCGCGCCGAACTGGCCTTGCCAGCGTTGCTCCAGCGCCTTGAGCAGCGGCAGCATCAATTGCCCGCATAAGGTACGCGGCGGGTACAACGCCATGGCTTGGTTGAAGGCGTCGTCGACCCTGCGTTCGGCCAACTCGCTGATCGCATTCAGCAGGTTCTGGCGCAGGGCGTGCCATTCGTTTTCGACGGTGTCGGGGCTGGCTTGGGCTGAGTCGATCAGGCTTTTCACCTGGCTGACCGGTACACCGCGGTTGAGCCAGGTGAGGATGGTGTGGATGCGTTGTACATGTTCGGCACTGAACAGCCGATGACCCTTGGGCGTGCGCTGCGGCACGATCAGGCCATAGCGGCGTTCCCAGGCGCGCAGCGTTACGGCGTTGACGCCGGTCTGGCGCGCCACTTCGCGTATTGGCAGCCAGCCGTCTTGGAGGGCTTGGGCGATGTCTACGCCGGGTTCGTCTTGGGGGGCTGCTTTCATGATGGTCTTTTCATGGGTCAGATCGCATTACGCAGGCTGAGGTTTTCCGGGTGCGGCTGCAGGTAGGCCTGCTGCGCAATGTAGCGATCAGGGTGTTGGCGAAAGTGGTGTTTGAGCAGGGTCAGCGGCACCACCAACGGCACGATGCCGCTGCGGTATTGGCTGATGACGGTTTGCATTTCCTGCTTGTCGTCAGCGCTGATGGCCTGCTTGAGGTAGCCGCTGATGTGTTGCAGCACATTGGTATGGGTGCCACGGGTGGCGCACTTTTTCAGGCCGGTCATCAGCTCGCTGAAATAGTTGGCGGCTAGCGCGTCCAGATCAGTGGCCTTGCCCATGCTGCCGAGAAGGTGGCCGAGGCTTTTGTAATGCACCGGGCTGTGGGCCATCAGCAAGTATTTGTAGCGTGAGTGAAAGGCCAACAGGCGGTGGCGGGTCAGGCCCTCAGCCAGCAGTTGCTGCCAGCTGGCGTAGACGAAGACCCGGGTCAGGAAGTTTTCCCGTAACACTGGGTCATTCAGTCGGCCGTCTTCTTCCACCGGCAGGTTGGGGTGGCGCGCGCAAAACGCCTGGGCGTAAATGCCACGCCCGCCGCCGTCGACGGGCGTGCCGTTGTCGCGGTAAACCTTGACCCGCTCCAGGCCGCACGACGGCGATTTCTGCATGAAGATGTAACCACACAGGTCAGTGTGTTCCTGGGCCATCTGCTGGCCGTAATCGTCCAGCGGCTGGGTGACATTCAGCTCACGGCGCACCGTGCCGACGGCCTGCGGCCGGGCCGGGTCGCCTACCAGGCGAATCGGTTCGCGGGGGATGCCCAGGCCGATCGCGACTTCGGGGCACAGCGGCACAAAGTCGAAGTAGTCGGCGAGGGTTTGGCTGCACAGCAGGGATTGTTTGTGTCCGCCGTTAAAGCGCACGTTCTCGCCCAGCAAGCAGGCGCTGATGGCAATCTTTGGTTTGACGGTGCTGGACATGGCCGAACCTCTGCATAATTCCTGTACACGCTATAAAACTTGTACAACGAAATCTCATCATAGATTCGAAGCTGTACAAGTCAAATAGTTTGTATAAGTATTTTCGGCTGAGCTATTTCCAGCCGATTCGCCAGTCCTCAGCGTTCTGCAGGGTTTGCCAGGTCAGGCGTTCCGCACGGCGGGTCATGACAGCTTGCAGCTCGATTTCGAGCACGGTGCCTTCTTCATCCCGAAACAGTTCGGTGACCAGAAAGTGTTTTTCCTTATTGCGCGGGCGCGCTGCTGTCCACTTCGACAGCAGCAATTTAGCGGGATTGATGCGGTTCATTGCAGGTGCTCGATCAAGCGGCGCGCAGCTTCCTGACCGCTGAGCCAAGCGCCTTCGACGCGCCCGGACAGGCACCAGTCGCCGCATACATACAAGCCCAGGTCGGCGTCGGCCAGCACCCCGAATTCATGGGCGCTGGACGGTCGGGCGTAGAGCCAGCGATGCGCCAGGCTGAACGACGGCGCGGGCATGGCGCTGTGCAGCAATTCGGCGAAGGCACCGTGCAGGTGTTCGATCACGGCTTCCTTGGGCAGGTCCAGGTGCGCCTTGCTCCAGGTGCTGGTGGCATGCAGTACCCAAGTGTCGAGGGTGGTGTCGCGCCCAGGTTTGCTGCGGTTGCGCGCCAGCCAATCGAGGGGGCTGTCTTGCACGAAGCAGCCTTCCATCGGTGTCTCCAAGGGTTTGTCGAAGGTCAGGGCGATGGCCCAGGTCGGGTCCATTTTTACCCCGGCGGCGGCACTCGCCAGCTTGGGCGCGGCGGCCAGCAGGGCGGTGGCCTGGGGCGCCGGCGTGGCGATGACCACATGGCTGAAGGGGCCGTGATTGCCGCCGTCGGCGTCGAGCAGGTTCCAGTGCTGTTTGCCTTGGAACACTTCGGTGATGCGGCAACCGAACTCCACCGGCAAGTCGTCGAGCAATGCGCGGGTGATCGCGCTCATGCGCGGCGTGCCGACCCAACGTATTTGCTCATCGGGGGAGGGCGTGAGTTGCCCGGACTTGAAGTTGTACAGCTGCGGCTTCCACTGCTCGGCCCAGCCGTGGCTTTGCCAGCGCTGCACTTCGTTGACGAAGCGCCGGTCGCGGGCGGTGAAGTACTGCGCGCCCATGTCCAGTGCGCCAGCGTCGCTGCGCTTGCTGGACATGCGGCCACCGCTGCCGCGGCTTTTATCGAAGAGTTGTACGACGTGCCCCGCGTCTTGCAACGCTCGGGCGGCGGAGAGACCGGCGATGCCGGTGCCGATGATCGCGATGGGAACAGTCATGGGAGGCCTCGTTTTACCGTTGGGTACAGACTACGCCGACACCAATAGCTGTACAATATTGTTTTTTGGTATAAGTTTTGGCGTACCTGTTCTTACGGCGTGGCCTATGGTTAAAGCGTGGGCTTAAACCAAAAGCCGCGCCGTACTACAAATGATCCCTGCTTATAAAATAGACCAGTGATCGGCGGCGAACGTTACATGAGGAGTGTTCCATGCACATTTTGCTGACCGGCGGTACAGGCTTGATCGGTCGTCAGCTCTGCCAACGTTGGCTTGCCCAAGGGCATCGCCTGACCGTGTGGAGCCGCGAACCGGACACCGTCGCCAATTGGTGCGGCCCTGAGGTGT contains the following coding sequences:
- the phrB gene encoding deoxyribodipyrimidine photo-lyase, coding for MHLIWLRTDLRLHDNTALAAASQRGPVAAVYLITPEQWRAHDDAPCKVDFWLRNLRHLSQALGELNIPLLIRTTATWDQVPGVLSTLCRELSVESVHVNEEYGIHESRRDTAVAQALEADGVTFHRYLDQLFFQPGSVLTKTGTYFQVFSQFRKVCYNRLHSALPRQVATPNAQAPTELKSDPVPEQVEGFAPPSESLRALWPAGEDEARRRLDAFADQQISYYKDERDFPAKPGTSQLSAYLAAGVVSPRQCLHAALQANQGEFESGDIGAITWINELLWREFYKHILVGYPRVSRHRAFRPETEAVAWRDAPKDLAAWQEARTGLPIIDAAMRQLLETGWMHNRLRMVVAMFLTKNLLIDWREGERFFMRHLIDGDLAANNGGWQWSSSTGTDSAPYFRIFSPLSQSEKFDSEGVFIKHWLPELAALNKKEVHNPEAVGGLFGVADYPRAIVDLKKSRERALAAFRSLPSRQEVAEHE
- a CDS encoding MerR family transcriptional regulator, with the translated sequence MKAAPQDEPGVDIAQALQDGWLPIREVARQTGVNAVTLRAWERRYGLIVPQRTPKGHRLFSAEHVQRIHTILTWLNRGVPVSQVKSLIDSAQASPDTVENEWHALRQNLLNAISELAERRVDDAFNQAMALYPPRTLCGQLMLPLLKALEQRWQGQFGAQMERVFFLSWLRSKFGARIYHNNRQLQGAPLLLVNHSDLPLEPHLWLSAWLASSADCPVEVFDWPLPAGELALAVEHLQPRAVLLYSSKAIHVPALSKLLGGVRCPTLIAGPTVCIHQAELAVLTRDTPELFVAEDPLSAHQILIQRGIV
- a CDS encoding YbgA family protein; translation: MSSTVKPKIAISACLLGENVRFNGGHKQSLLCSQTLADYFDFVPLCPEVAIGLGIPREPIRLVGDPARPQAVGTVRRELNVTQPLDDYGQQMAQEHTDLCGYIFMQKSPSCGLERVKVYRDNGTPVDGGGRGIYAQAFCARHPNLPVEEDGRLNDPVLRENFLTRVFVYASWQQLLAEGLTRHRLLAFHSRYKYLLMAHSPVHYKSLGHLLGSMGKATDLDALAANYFSELMTGLKKCATRGTHTNVLQHISGYLKQAISADDKQEMQTVISQYRSGIVPLVVPLTLLKHHFRQHPDRYIAQQAYLQPHPENLSLRNAI
- a CDS encoding TIGR02450 family Trp-rich protein, which encodes MNRINPAKLLLSKWTAARPRNKEKHFLVTELFRDEEGTVLEIELQAVMTRRAERLTWQTLQNAEDWRIGWK
- a CDS encoding NAD(P)/FAD-dependent oxidoreductase, translating into MTVPIAIIGTGIAGLSAARALQDAGHVVQLFDKSRGSGGRMSSKRSDAGALDMGAQYFTARDRRFVNEVQRWQSHGWAEQWKPQLYNFKSGQLTPSPDEQIRWVGTPRMSAITRALLDDLPVEFGCRITEVFQGKQHWNLLDADGGNHGPFSHVVIATPAPQATALLAAAPKLASAAAGVKMDPTWAIALTFDKPLETPMEGCFVQDSPLDWLARNRSKPGRDTTLDTWVLHATSTWSKAHLDLPKEAVIEHLHGAFAELLHSAMPAPSFSLAHRWLYARPSSAHEFGVLADADLGLYVCGDWCLSGRVEGAWLSGQEAARRLIEHLQ